One Heyndrickxia oleronia genomic window, CCAAGGGAAAAAAGAAATAAGATACTTAGACAGGTGAAGGAAATTGATGGGATATCCCAACGACAAGCCGCGCGAATTTTGGGAGTTTCCCCTAGTTTGATATTTAAAGCGTAAAGGAAGCAGTAGAACCGTCCCCATGCTTCTTCCCCTTTTTGCCACATTCCCGGAAATACTTAGTTATTAATTAATGGCCTGAAAGGGGTTACACTATAGATAGTAAGGGATGTGATCATGTGATTTCCTTAACGAATAGGCAGTTGAGTATACTCAATAGGTTATTGTTTCAGAAAGATTATGTGAAGATTAGGCAGTTGTCAGAAGCGTTTGAGGTGAGTGATAGGACGATTCGGTATGATTTGGATTATATTCAAAGCTTTCTGAAGGAGAGTGAGATATCCCTGTTAAGGGAGCCAAGAAAAGGAATCTTCCTTGACATTACTGCCCAGCAAGCCGCAATTTTAAAAAATGATCTTATGCAGTTAAATCACTATGTTGTAGCCCCTAAGGAATTTATATATATGCTCTGTATAAAGATTCTTCTGGAACAGCATACAACTCTTGATAGTCTTGGAGACCAATTGAATACCAGTAAAAACAAAGTGTTTCAGAATATGGAGAAGGTCGAAGTAGAGTTGGGTAAATGTGGAATTAAAATTGAAAGAAAGCCTTCAAAGGGAATTTCACCTGTAGGCAATGAAAGAGATATTCGGAACGCATTTACCTCCATTTTTAATGATGCGATTGTATCGTCTGCCATTTCGGTGCAATATTTTTTTCAACAATTTAATCACGAGTTACTTCAGCGTGCAAATACATTTATAAAAAAATTTGAAGAGGAACAGGCTGTTCAATTTAGTGATGATTCTCTAGATGAATTGAAGTTAGTTCTTTGTTATCAATTCAACCGGATAAAAATGAACCAATTTGTGGAATTTCCCTTTGTTGAAAAGAAAGATTTTATCAAAACACAAGTGTATGAGGATATACAAAACATGTATACTTCCATCTTCTATACCAATCTTGAAGATGATGAAATCTTTTATTTATACAACCAATTGAAAGGAGCAAAGGTGTCAACATTTCCGGGAAGCATTGATCCATTTAATAAACAGGAAGATGCTTATCAAATAACTTATTTATTTGCCAAAGAAGTAGAAAAGCGATTAGGGATAAATTTTAAACAAGATTTAGAGTTTATCAATGGGCTAGTCGTTCATTTGCAGGTTGCATTGCATCGATTAGCAAATAACCAACGTATTGAAAACCCACTTACAGAGCAAGTGAAATATAAATATAGATTTATTTATGAAATCACTCGTAAGGCGTTACAGAAAATTGAGGATCTTTATCAACTCCAATTACCTGAGGATGAGATTGCCTATATTGCCATGCATCTAGGTGCTAGTTATGAAAGACATTCCTTTTCCGGATATATGCCTACAGCACTTGTTGTATGTGGTTCCGGCTTAGCGACTTCTTCCTTATTAACTACTAGATTGAAGGTCATGCTTCCTGAATTAAAGGTTTTCGGCCCTATCAGTGTGAGCCATATTGATCAATTCATGGATCAACCAATCGATTTTATTATATCGACGGTACCATTAACACTACAGGATCTTGAGGTTGTCATTGTCAATCCACTTCTTGAGCCGGAAGAACTAATGAATTTGAAAGGCTTAATCTTTAAGAAAACCTATCAAAGGCAAATGAATGAGCTCATTCAGAAGGAACAGCCATTAAACGATTATTATGAGTTAGGAAATCTTATACCAGCAGATTATATTCAATTACAAGAAGAATCGGGTACATGGAGAGATTCAATTAAAATGGCTGGCAAACCTTTACTAGAGAATGATTTTATTACGAATCAATATGTGAATGCAATGATTCGAGCGGTTGAGGAGTTAGGTCCATATATGGTCTTTATTCCAGGTGTCGCCATTGTACATGCCTCATCGAAGGATGGTGTGATTAAAGATGGTGCAAGCTTATTAGTGCTTGATCATCCGATTCCATTTGGAGATTCAGGAAAAGTAATGGTACAGGTGATCATCGTTATCTGTTCAACTAAGTCCGAATCAGACTTATTTATTCATTTGGTTCAAATTCTTGAGAAGCAAGATAACTTGGAAATGGTGAAAAATTCAACTAGTATTCAACAAATATTAAATTTAAACAATAAAGCAGCAAGGTGATGAACGTATATGTCGCAATTAATTCAGATCGAAAATATTCAAGTACAACAAAAAGCAACAGATTGGGAAGATGCAATAAGAAGAGCTGGACAGCTCCTTTTTGAAAATGGAAGTGTAGATACGGACTATATCGATATGATGGTTCAAGCGATACATGAAATGGGACCATATATTGTGATTGCACCACATATTGCATTTGCCCATGCAAGGCCAAGTGAGAGTGTTAAAAAGAATGATATTAGTTTGATTACATTAGAAAGCCCAGTTCCTTTTGGCAGCGAGCACAATGATCCTGTAAATATTGTATTTGCTTTCTGTGCTACAGAAGATGGCGGGCATCTTGAGCAATTAACTAGTCTTGCTAGTTTGCTAGATAACCCAAATGTTCTCAAAGGATTAAATGAAAGTAAAAGCAACGAGGAAATCTATCAACTATTAAATCAATCAACTAAAGGAGAGAAATGAAAATGAAAAATTTAAATATTATTACAGTTTGTGGCTTTGGTGTTGGTTCATCAATGGTTCTTAAAATGAAAGTAGATGAAATTTTAAAAGAAGAAGGTATTACAGCAAAGGTTTCGACATCTGATGTTGGTTCAGCAGCATCTACTCCATGTGATGTTATTTTTACATCCAATGAATTAGGGGAAAAGCTTAGTCAAACTGCTAGTGTTCCAGTAGTGATGGTGAAAAACTTTATTGATAAAAATGAAATTAAAGAAAAAGGCTTACCTGTTATTCAAAGTCTGCTTTCATAATTCTGACAGAGAGGAAAATGGGGTATGCAAATTATCGATTTTATAGTAAACCAAATTTTACGTGAGCCAGCATTATTCTTAGGAATAATCGCTGCTCTTGGATTGATTATACAAAGAAAAAATTTCTCAGATATTATTAGTGGAACCTTAAAGACAGTTATTGGTGTGGTCATTCTAACACAAGGAACCAATATTCTTATTAGCTCGATTACACCATTATCTGATTCCTTTAATGCTCTGTATCAAATTCCAGCGGATAAAACGTTACATCCAATCGGAGCAGATAAGTTTCTTAGTACGTACGGTAGTCAAATTGGGCTTTCCATGTTACTTGCATTTTTAATTAATATTATCGTCGCTCGATTTACACCATTAAAGAATGTCTTTTTAACTGGACATATGTTATTTTGGTTCCCGTTTATTTTTACTGCGATTGCGGTTGAAAGTGGTTTAAGGGGTGCAGGAATTGTCATTTTTGCAACGATCTTTGCAGCATTATACTTTATTATTGCTCCAGCATTGATCAAACCTTTTGTTCGAAAAGTAACAGGCGGAGATTCATTTACACTTGGTCATCCAACTATCGGATTATCCATTGTTTCTGGATTGCTCGGGAAAGTATTTGGGAATAAGGAAAAATCAACAGAGGATATCAAGTTTCCTAAGCAAATTGAGTTTTTACGTGAAATTACGATTACATCTTCACTTGTCATGTTTATTGTATACATGATTGTTGGCTTATTAATCGGTGGGGATCAAGTAGATAAAATTTTTGGAGATAAAAGCTTAGTAACATTTTCATTATTGCAGGGTGTTTTATTTGGAGCGGGTTTAACGATTCTTTTACAAGGGGTTCGTATGATGCTATCCGAAATTATCCCAGCATTTAAAGGGATTTCAGATAAAATTATTCCAAATGCAGTGCCTGCATTAGACTGTCCAATTATTTTCCCATTTGCACCTAATGCAGTGATTATTGGATTTTTAGTATCAATGGTTACTTCAACGATTACTTTATTTATTATTGGTGGCACTGGCTTATTTCCTTTTGCGATTGTACCTCTAACAATTACATGCTTTTTCGAAATTGGAACAGCGGCAGTTATCGGAAATGGTACCGGAGGATTAAGAGGTGCAATCATTGGATCAGCAGTAGCTGGTGTACTAATGATCCTATTAGTAGGATTTTCAGTTCCATTCCTACAAAATACTGTATCCGAATGGATTCTAGTATTTGGAGGAAATGACTTATCCCTATGGTCAATTATTGCAGGAGCTATTGGAAAATTATTTTAATTGAAGGTGAATGAAGTGACAGATTACATTAAACAATATTTTCAACATGTTGAGACAATCTCGAAGCGTGTTTTGAACACACAGTATGATCGTATCATAGAAGCAGCTAATTCCTTCTCAGAATCTATTAAAAACGGGAACACAATACATGTATTTGGTGCTTCTCATGCGGGGATTATTGCAGAGGAATTATTTTATCGTACGGGTGGTTTAGCAGTAATTAATCCAATCTTAAATCCAACTTTAATGTTAAATACGCGTCCAGTCACATTAACATCACAAATGGAGCGGTTAAATGGGTTTGGAAAAGAAATCTTTCAATCTACTGCTGCCAAAGCCGGAGATACGATTCTCATTCACTCCGTTTCGGGTCGAAACTCTGTTTCTGTTGATATTGCCTTAGCAGCCAAGGAAAGGGGATTAACCACTATTGGACTAACTAATATGACGTATTCTTCGAAGGTTTCTTCTCGCCATAGTAGCAGAAAAAATTTGTATGAAGTAGTGGATATTGTTATAGACAATTGTGGTGACTTTGAAGACTCATCTATGCTACTTGAAGGAATGGATCAAAAAATTGGACCAACCTCAACAGCAATTGGAGCACTTATTGTGAATGCAATCGTTATTGCTACAGTAGATAATTTGATTAAGGCTGGGATTACCCCACCTGTCTTCCATAGTGCCAATGTTGATGGTGGAGATGAATTTAATAAAAAAGTTTTAGAAGAAAATAAACATAATATTCACTATATGTAAGAATGGAAACAGACAATATTTGATATTGTCTGTTTTTTTGTGAGAATAAAGTATAGTTTTTCATTATATAAAAAACCAAAATAAATAGATCTTTAAATTTTTTATATTATGAAATTTTCAAATTGTTCATATTTTAATTCCTCCATTATAATAAACTTAAACTATTTATTTAGAAACTATTTTTATAAGAAAAATGTAAGCGTTATCCTTAATTGGAACATAGGAGGAGGCTAATGTGATCGGAGTCGTAAAGAAAGCATGTCAAATCATAAGTTGTTTTTCAAATGAAAACCCTGCATTAGGGCTCGGAGAGATTGCTGAAAGACTTGGAATGAATGTTAGTACTACCCATCACATAGTCAGTACACTCTGTGAAGAAGGCGTGTTAATGAGAGATAACCGAAAAAAGTATCGGCTTGGATGGAGATTGTTGGAGTGGAATAATCATGTAATGTTCCAGCAAGATGTTTATGATAAAGCGATGCCATTGGTAAAGGAATTGATACATAGATTTAAAGGGATTGCCCATATTGCTATGTTTGATAAAGGAACTGTGGTTTTTGTACTAAGGGTTTCTTCTCATGATTCTACACCCATTCATACTTATGTAGGTTCAAGGAAACCAGCATATGCTACTAGTTCAGGAAAGGTCTTATTAGCTTATAATTCAACCTATCTACAAGAAACGATTGATAGGGGATTATCATACGAGGCCCCGAATACAATTACAGATATTAATCGATTAAAAGAAGAATTGAAGATGATCAGGAAGAATGGCTATTCTATTAGCAATCATGAAAATTCTGATGGAATGTATGGGATTGCAGCACCCGTTCTTTCATATTCCAAGGAAATTATCGCAGCAGTTAATTTAGTCGGTCCTGCTGCATATATGCAAGGAGATAAACGAAACACAATCATTAAGAGCGTGATGAATACCGCACAATTAATCTCTAAAGAATTGGGCTATATTGAAGTTTAGTTGACTTCAAGGCTTCTACTGTATGTGCAGCATCATATGAAAGAAAAAAAGGATGTGTTTTAAGCATGAAGAGTAAAATTTCAAAGGCATTTGAACTGGAATTCTTAAACTTTGTCAATCACTATATAAAAAGCAATGGTGGGAAAGGTCCGAAAACTACTGAAGTAAGATTTATGGGAGATACAATTGTTTATATTATCCGTGGAATTTTAACAGAAAGAGAAAAAAAGCTAATACAAAGTCCTGAGGGACAAAGAGTAGTAGTGGAAGCACGAAGAGTATTTTTAGAAATGGATAAAGAACATCGAATGGCTAAATTTGAAGAGTTTCTCGGGTGCAAAATCCTCGAGAATTATGAATCTTGGAATCTGGAAAAAGATTCGGCTTCAGCTATATTGCTATTGGATAGACACCTTTGATCATTTTATGTTATAAGGAAGGCTGCAAGAAGTAAAGAGTGAATTTTTAGAAAAGTATTTACAATATTTTAATTGTTAGATATAGTTATTAATGTATACAGTTGCTCCTGTATATCTTATATATTTTAAGCAATGGGTGGTCTTTAAAAAGAAAGATAAACCATAGCTGTTATAGAAACCGTTTGAAAGTTGGCGGTTCTATACAGTTATGGTTTTTTTGCTTTTCAAAAACAAATTGGAGGTATTTTGGTGATGGTACAACAAGTGTCTGTAGAGAAGAATATAGTATACGGTAAGACAGAAACGGAATATTTAACGGCCGATCTTTATAGGCCATCATCAAGTGAAGAAGATTTACCTATTTTGGTATTAATTCACGGTGGGGCTTTTAAAACTGGCTCAAAAGAAATGTATATGGAGTGGGGGAGTATGCTTGCTCAAGAAGGTTATTTTGTCATGGCTATTAACTATAGGCTAGCAACACCTAACTACCCCACATATCCAGGAATACTAGAAGATATGGAGCAGGCTATGAATTGGTTAGTTTTTCATGCTAATGAAAGAAAAATAGATGTGGAGAAAATTGGTCTAATTGGAGATTCAGCTGGTGCCTATATAGCCGCTTTCTTTGCTTTAAAATACCAACCATTTAGTTATCAAATACGTTCAGTCATCGGTGTATATGGTGTTTATGATTTAGTAGAGGAATGCGTTAATCCAGTAATCGAGCGTGAAAACAATATGTTTGAATTATTCCTTGGGTTATCATTTGATAAAAATGAGAGGGCTTTCAAAGAGGCGTCTCCAATTCATTACATTGAAGATGCAGTGAAAAGTCCAACTTTTGATACAAGCTTTTATTTAATATGGGGTGGGCAAGATAGAGTCGTAAACCCTAAACAATCCCTACGATTTTACGAAAAATTAAAAGAAGCAAATGTAGAGGTTAAGATTTCGGAAATAGATGATAAAGGTCATTTTTGGTTCAATCTATTACCTGGCATTGAAGGAGGAGGTGTAAATAATTATCCCAATAATACTCTTTATCCTGAGATAGTTAGCTTTCTAAACCAATATGTAAGAATAGCTTGGAGTGGGAATTTCTCGAAAAGACAAATTCATGCATTAGCCAAGATGGAAAATTTGACAATTACAAAGTAAATGGAGGGGCTAAAATGAGCATTAACCCGGAAAATGTATGTCATATCGAAGAAAATCAGGACCCAAAAGTTTTATCTAATAATAAATCTTTAAGTAAACTAATGATTTTAGTTATTTGTATTTGCTGGTTGGCTATTTTTATTGAAGGTTATGATTTAGTAGTTTATGGCGTCGTTTTGCCAAAATTGATGGATATAAGTCAATGGGAGTTAACCTCTACACAGGCTGGGGCTATGGGAAGCTATGCATTATTAGGGATGTTTATTGGATCTTCAGTAGGTGGTGTACTTTCTGATAGATTTGGAAGAAAACTAATATTAATTATCTCTTTTGTCATATTGTCGATTATGATGATTTTGACAGCTATGGCTAATTCTCCAGAAATTTTTGCTATCTATCGGTTTATAGCAGGATTAGGGATAGGTGGAATTGTTCCAGCGGCTTCTGCTTTAACTACTGAATATTCCCCGCCAAAATATCGTTCATTAGTATATGTTTTAATGTACACAGGTTTTGCTTTTGGGGGTGTAGCGGCATCACTTTCAGGGATGCTTTTTATTGATCGTTTTGGCTGGAGATTTTTATTTTGGTTAGGTGCGATACCCATTGTTCTAGTGCCGTTTATTTTGAAATATTTACCGGAATCTATAAAGTTTTTACAGGCAACGAATCAAATCACTAAAGCAAAGAATTTGATTGAGAAATATCATTTATTCGATGAATCAATTAATAAGGAAGATAAAAGTGCTTCAAATGGTTTCTTAAGTATTTTTTCAACACAATATTTTCTTTCAACAGTATTATTCAGTTTCATTTATATTATGGCATTCTTATTAATTTATGGGATGAATACATGGCTTCCAAAAATTATGCAGCAAGCCGGATATCCGATGAACTCTAGTCTGATGTTCCTGCTATGTTTTAACCTTGCAGCTATCATTGGTGGAATTATTGCCGGAGCTGCAGCGGATAGAATTCGACCTAAAAAAGTAATTAGCTTCACCTATTTGTTAGCAGCTTTAAGCATTGCATTACTCAGTATAAAGTTTAATATAGTGATAATGTACACACTCATTGCTATAGCAGGGTTTGGAACGACAGGTACAACCTTTGTTCTTGCAAGCTATGTAATGAAAAAATATCAATCACACAACCGTGCAACAGCAATTGGGGTATCATCAGCAATTGGTAGATTAGGTGCAGTTGCTGGACCAATCATTGTTGGGATCATCATGGCTATGAATGTAGGATTACAATTCAATTTTTATTTGTTTGCAGTAATCGCGTTAGTTGCTTCTATAGTAATTTTATTTATACCTTCTAATGATTCTAATGAACAAATGTAGGTATATATAAACTTTATGGAAAAATATATCTCAACTGTTTTGACTATCGATTTGAATGGTGAAGACAGTTATTTTTTTTAGTGAAAAATACTACTAGATTTTCATAATATGAAAAAAGAATAATGTATGAGCAATAAATAATTATTACAGTTAGAGTGGGCAATTGTGCATGGAGCTGAAGAAGAACGAAAAAATTATCTGCTTTTTTTGATGGATCATTTCTCAAACATTGTTGCTATTTAAGAGTAAAGTTCGAATCAATAAGCGATAACAAGAGAGCGATTGATTACCGTGAAGGTTGAAATTGCGGATGTACGGTAATTAAAGGGAGTGTTTGATTACCGTGAAGGAGGAAATTACGTGTGAACGGTAACTAAAGAGAGTGTTTAATTACCGTGAAGGACAAAAATGCGGTGGCATGGTAACCAAAGAGAGAGATTGAATACCATGGAGGTAGAAAATACCAATTCATATAGCTTATACCTTTCAATTCACGGGAAAAGAGCGGCAATTTTCATTAGAAATGCGTGTAAAAACAGGCAGAAGGGCTTTTACAAGAGCAAAAAAAAACGAAGACAGCCTTTCCTATTTTGTTAATGGTGGTAAATTAATATTCTTAAAAAAGTGTAAGGAGTTAGTAAAATGCCCATCATACAAGTTCAAATAATCAAGGGAAGAAGTAAGGACAAAATAAATAGTCTGATAGAAGACATAACACTGGCAACGGTTAAAAATCTATCAGTAAATGCTGAGCAGGTAAGGGTCTTGGTAAATGAAATCCCTGATACTCATTGGGGGGTAGGTGGTACGACAAAAGCAGAATTGGATCGTAAAAAGACGGAACCATTCATTCGAAATAATTGACAATGTACCGTTTTTTCAAGTAGCATATATTTAGTTTTGAATATTCTAACAATATATCCGGGAGGTTGATGGAAAATAATTTCTTTTCTTAAAGAGTAGTGAACAGCCAATTTAAATGATACAAGACCTCTATGAAACTCAGCATGAAATAATAGATTTCTCAGTATGAGTAATGAGTCTAACCAAATCGTAATCTCTTAGAGTTAAAGGCGAAAAGGTAGATAAGCTATATGGTGGGGAAGGGGAAAAGTATGATTGGATCAGTTCTTAAGGTTTGCAAAATTCTCGATTGTTTTACAAATGATGAACCATCATTAGGAAATTCGGAAATAGCAGCGAAGCTTAATATGAGTCCAAGTACTGTACATCATTTAGTAAGCACGCTCTATAAGGAAGGAATTTTAATAAAGGATAGTCGAAACAAGTACAGGTTAGGCTGGAAACTGCTTGAATGGAGCAGTAGTGTGATGTATCAACAGGATATATACAATGAGGCTAATCCGTTGGTTGGGGAATTAGTTAAAAATTTTAATGGAGTAGCACATATTGGGATGTTAGATGAGAGAGGGAATTTCGTCTTTGTTTTGAAAATGGCATCACGTCATGCAATTGAGGTTCCGACTTATGTTGGAGAAAGGAAGCCTACGTATTGTTTTAGTACAGGCAAAGCCTTGCTATCATGTAAGCCAAACTTACTTCAAACAACTCTAACACATAAATTAATGCAACGAGGGCCTAATACGATTACCTCTATTGAACAGTTGAAAAGCGAGATCGATGATATTCGTAAAAAGGGGTACGCAACTAGCAATAATGAAAATGAATTTGGCATTTATGGAATCGCTGCACCAATTAAATCTTATTCGGGACAAACCGTTGCGGCACTTAATATGGTTGGTCCAATTGCTTATATGCAAGGAAACCAACATCAAGTAATGATTCAAAGTATTATGAGTACTGCTAAGGATATTTCAAAGGAATTGGGATATATTGAAATTTAATGTAAGCGTTAACAAAATAATGAGGTAAAAAAGGAAAATCTAATGACTATAGATTTTCCTTTTTTATATGTTATGGATTGTGACAGAGTAAAGCCAATCAACTTGATAATGTTAAAATATTTTATTTGCATCCCATATTATGAAATTTTCCTAATTTTATTACATTTTAATTATATACAATGTGATCGAAAGAAAGTTGATGGTTATCGATTGAAGGGAGGGGTCAAAATGGACGTGCGTGAGCTAAGAAATTGCTTTGGACGTTTTGCTACTGGGGTGACCGTTGTTACTTGGAATGGAGATGATGGAGAGCGGTATGGAATTACAGTTAATTCTTTTACATCCGTCTCTTTGGACCCACCACTTATTCTAGTTTCCATTGATCGAAAGGCGAAGGCGTGTAGTGCCCTAAAAGGTCGCCCATTCATTATTAATATTTTATCAAAAAACCAGGAGGAGCTTGCATGGCAATTTGCAGGTCGACCACAGAATGGTTTGGATATCGAATGGGAAGAAACAGAAATTGGTCCGAAGCTAAAGCATACATTAGCAACGATTGAATGCACAAGTTGGAAGGAGTATGAGGCTGGTGATCATATTTTATTCCTTGGAAAGGTGTGTCATTCTTCGTATGAAACAGGAGAAGGATTAATTTTTTATCAAGGGAAGTTTTTACAAACGAGTGAAGTGTAATGATCATTAAAGGAGGATTTATATGGGAATTCGAACAGGTGCACAGTATATTGATGGATTAAGGTCCCGCACGCCAGAGATTTGGTTAGGGGGAAGAAGAGTCATGGATATTGTTAATGAAGATAATTTTAGGCAGCCTATTCGGGAAATTGCCAAACTCTATGATATGCAGCATAGCCCTGAGTATCAAGATAAAATCACAAGTATTTGTGAGGATACGGGTGAGCGCGTGTCAAACGCCTTTATCGTTCCAAAGAATTATGAAGATTTAATGAAGCGCAGAACATTGTTTGAAGTTTGGGCAGAAGCGACGTTTGGTTTAATGGGACGAACACCCGATTTCCTGAATACGACCGTTACTTCAATGGCAAGTAGTCCAGACTTTTTTGCACAATATAATCCACAATGGGCTGAAAATATACAAAACTATTATAAATACATTCGTGACAATGATTTGTTTTTAACACATGCTTTGATTAACCCTCAAAATGATCGCAGTAAGCCATCCCATCAGCAAAAGGATATCTTTACACATTTGGGTGCTGTTGAGGAGACCTCCGAGGGGCTTGTGGTTCGCGGGTCCAAAATGTTAGCAACACTTGCACCGATTACCGATGAGGTCATTATTTATTCCTTCCCAGGATTTAGGCCAGGGGATGAACGTTATGCACTAGCATTTGCCATTCCGATTGACACGCCGGGGCTTCGAATTTTATGTCGTGAACCAGCACAGGATGGTAAACGTCCATTAATTGATCATCCACTTGCATCAAGATTCGAGGAAATGGATGCAGTGCTTGTATTCAATGATGTAGTTGTTCCTTGGGATCGTATTTTCCTTTATAACAATTGTGAAGCGGCAAATCAATTATATTCCAAAACAGGATTAAGTCAGAATACTCATCAAAACGGGGTCCGAGGACTTGTAAAATTAAAATTTGCGACGCAGGTAGCAGCAAGAGTGGCGGATGCAATTGGGGTGGACGGATTTTTAAATGTGCAAACACAACTTGGTGAATTAGTCCAATCAGTAGAAACCATTCGTGCCCTACTGCGAACTGCAGAACGTGAATTTGAAGTGAATGCACGAGGTGAAGCAATCCCAGCATCGATTCCGCTAGAAACGATTCGTGGAATTTTACCGAAGGCTTACCCAAGAGCTATTGAAGTCATCCAAACCATTGGAGCCGGCGGTTTACTTTTATCACCAACAGCAAATGATTATCAGCATCCTGAATTACGCGAGGATTTTGATAAGTATTATGGTGGACGTGAGGGAGTTTCTGCAACAGAAAGGGTTCAGTTATTTAAGCTTGCCTG contains:
- a CDS encoding PTS ascorbate transporter subunit IIC; the encoded protein is MQIIDFIVNQILREPALFLGIIAALGLIIQRKNFSDIISGTLKTVIGVVILTQGTNILISSITPLSDSFNALYQIPADKTLHPIGADKFLSTYGSQIGLSMLLAFLINIIVARFTPLKNVFLTGHMLFWFPFIFTAIAVESGLRGAGIVIFATIFAALYFIIAPALIKPFVRKVTGGDSFTLGHPTIGLSIVSGLLGKVFGNKEKSTEDIKFPKQIEFLREITITSSLVMFIVYMIVGLLIGGDQVDKIFGDKSLVTFSLLQGVLFGAGLTILLQGVRMMLSEIIPAFKGISDKIIPNAVPALDCPIIFPFAPNAVIIGFLVSMVTSTITLFIIGGTGLFPFAIVPLTITCFFEIGTAAVIGNGTGGLRGAIIGSAVAGVLMILLVGFSVPFLQNTVSEWILVFGGNDLSLWSIIAGAIGKLF
- a CDS encoding PTS sugar transporter subunit IIA is translated as MSQLIQIENIQVQQKATDWEDAIRRAGQLLFENGSVDTDYIDMMVQAIHEMGPYIVIAPHIAFAHARPSESVKKNDISLITLESPVPFGSEHNDPVNIVFAFCATEDGGHLEQLTSLASLLDNPNVLKGLNESKSNEEIYQLLNQSTKGEK
- a CDS encoding Na-translocating system protein MpsC family protein, with the translated sequence MKSKISKAFELEFLNFVNHYIKSNGGKGPKTTEVRFMGDTIVYIIRGILTEREKKLIQSPEGQRVVVEARRVFLEMDKEHRMAKFEEFLGCKILENYESWNLEKDSASAILLLDRHL
- a CDS encoding sugar isomerase domain-containing protein; translated protein: MTDYIKQYFQHVETISKRVLNTQYDRIIEAANSFSESIKNGNTIHVFGASHAGIIAEELFYRTGGLAVINPILNPTLMLNTRPVTLTSQMERLNGFGKEIFQSTAAKAGDTILIHSVSGRNSVSVDIALAAKERGLTTIGLTNMTYSSKVSSRHSSRKNLYEVVDIVIDNCGDFEDSSMLLEGMDQKIGPTSTAIGALIVNAIVIATVDNLIKAGITPPVFHSANVDGGDEFNKKVLEENKHNIHYM
- a CDS encoding PTS sugar transporter subunit IIB; protein product: MKNLNIITVCGFGVGSSMVLKMKVDEILKEEGITAKVSTSDVGSAASTPCDVIFTSNELGEKLSQTASVPVVMVKNFIDKNEIKEKGLPVIQSLLS
- a CDS encoding MFS transporter, whose product is MSINPENVCHIEENQDPKVLSNNKSLSKLMILVICICWLAIFIEGYDLVVYGVVLPKLMDISQWELTSTQAGAMGSYALLGMFIGSSVGGVLSDRFGRKLILIISFVILSIMMILTAMANSPEIFAIYRFIAGLGIGGIVPAASALTTEYSPPKYRSLVYVLMYTGFAFGGVAASLSGMLFIDRFGWRFLFWLGAIPIVLVPFILKYLPESIKFLQATNQITKAKNLIEKYHLFDESINKEDKSASNGFLSIFSTQYFLSTVLFSFIYIMAFLLIYGMNTWLPKIMQQAGYPMNSSLMFLLCFNLAAIIGGIIAGAAADRIRPKKVISFTYLLAALSIALLSIKFNIVIMYTLIAIAGFGTTGTTFVLASYVMKKYQSHNRATAIGVSSAIGRLGAVAGPIIVGIIMAMNVGLQFNFYLFAVIALVASIVILFIPSNDSNEQM
- a CDS encoding IclR family transcriptional regulator, which gives rise to MIGVVKKACQIISCFSNENPALGLGEIAERLGMNVSTTHHIVSTLCEEGVLMRDNRKKYRLGWRLLEWNNHVMFQQDVYDKAMPLVKELIHRFKGIAHIAMFDKGTVVFVLRVSSHDSTPIHTYVGSRKPAYATSSGKVLLAYNSTYLQETIDRGLSYEAPNTITDINRLKEELKMIRKNGYSISNHENSDGMYGIAAPVLSYSKEIIAAVNLVGPAAYMQGDKRNTIIKSVMNTAQLISKELGYIEV
- a CDS encoding alpha/beta hydrolase, whose protein sequence is MVQQVSVEKNIVYGKTETEYLTADLYRPSSSEEDLPILVLIHGGAFKTGSKEMYMEWGSMLAQEGYFVMAINYRLATPNYPTYPGILEDMEQAMNWLVFHANERKIDVEKIGLIGDSAGAYIAAFFALKYQPFSYQIRSVIGVYGVYDLVEECVNPVIERENNMFELFLGLSFDKNERAFKEASPIHYIEDAVKSPTFDTSFYLIWGGQDRVVNPKQSLRFYEKLKEANVEVKISEIDDKGHFWFNLLPGIEGGGVNNYPNNTLYPEIVSFLNQYVRIAWSGNFSKRQIHALAKMENLTITK
- a CDS encoding BglG family transcription antiterminator codes for the protein MISLTNRQLSILNRLLFQKDYVKIRQLSEAFEVSDRTIRYDLDYIQSFLKESEISLLREPRKGIFLDITAQQAAILKNDLMQLNHYVVAPKEFIYMLCIKILLEQHTTLDSLGDQLNTSKNKVFQNMEKVEVELGKCGIKIERKPSKGISPVGNERDIRNAFTSIFNDAIVSSAISVQYFFQQFNHELLQRANTFIKKFEEEQAVQFSDDSLDELKLVLCYQFNRIKMNQFVEFPFVEKKDFIKTQVYEDIQNMYTSIFYTNLEDDEIFYLYNQLKGAKVSTFPGSIDPFNKQEDAYQITYLFAKEVEKRLGINFKQDLEFINGLVVHLQVALHRLANNQRIENPLTEQVKYKYRFIYEITRKALQKIEDLYQLQLPEDEIAYIAMHLGASYERHSFSGYMPTALVVCGSGLATSSLLTTRLKVMLPELKVFGPISVSHIDQFMDQPIDFIISTVPLTLQDLEVVIVNPLLEPEELMNLKGLIFKKTYQRQMNELIQKEQPLNDYYELGNLIPADYIQLQEESGTWRDSIKMAGKPLLENDFITNQYVNAMIRAVEELGPYMVFIPGVAIVHASSKDGVIKDGASLLVLDHPIPFGDSGKVMVQVIIVICSTKSESDLFIHLVQILEKQDNLEMVKNSTSIQQILNLNNKAAR